From Aegilops tauschii subsp. strangulata cultivar AL8/78 chromosome 5, Aet v6.0, whole genome shotgun sequence:
tacttccatgatctcggagtgagaccgcgagtttggttactctccgaaaaagctcacgaggttcttcatcttctttcattgcaaactcgtcggcttcatcttgcaccacttcatagttggagcgttgaatgcttgcgcttccccgataaagggaaacaacttggagccacgcatctttggccacggtgtaaggccggagatgaggaagatcttcgggtgggatggcttcttggatgatgaagagagcattctcattgaattgatgatccacaacttctctaggagtgaagttacttcggtcatgcggataaaagccttcttcaatgattctccaaaggttagtgttcacatgatttaaatgacgcttaaaacgatagacccaagaatcaaaatctacattcttctcaatcttaggggccgggccggcatgattcaaatgagtggaagggagcggtccaccatagacgggtggaggttccacatgggcaaagatgccggtcccatttttatcactagaacaaggagccttctcgctcgaagcttcccccttgtcggaggtagcatccgtcaccttgttagcgggatcacccactttcaacggtgcggtggtaagtttaagcccttctaagaatttattcaacatgctttcgaccttggtcgtcatggaggttttcaatgtgtccaacgccacattgaattcctcacgagagaccgcggttcccccatctcccgtagacgagactggattctcaccggagtgctcctccgcaccgtctacgacgtcaaccatactctttggacggtaaagtccttaataaagagacgaggctctgataccaattgaaaggatcgatatagttgactagagggggggtgaataggcaactaacaatttttagcttttctttaccaaattaaactctgcatcaaaataggttgtctagatatgcaactaagtgagcaacctatatgatgcaacgacaacaagcacgcaagcaagtaagagatataacacaagtaaactagcgaaagtaaaggaacgagataaccaagagtggagccggtggagacgaggatgtgttaccgaagttccttccttttgaagggaagtacgtctccgttggagcggtgtggaggcacaatgctccccaagaagccacaagggccaccgtattctcctcacgccctcacacaatgcgagatgccgtgattccactattggtgcacttgaaggcggcgaccggacctttacaaacaaggttggggcaatctccacaacttaattggaggctcccaacgacaccacaaagcttcaccatgatggactatggctccgcggtgacctgaaccgtctagggtgctcaaacacccaagagtaacaagatccgctagggataagtggggggggaatcaaatttctcttggtggaagtgtagatcgtggccttctcaaccaatcccgagcaaatcaacaagtttgattggctagggagagagatcgggcgaaaatggagcttggagcaacaatggagcttttgggggaagaggtgagtcaactttggggaagaagacccctttatatagtggggggaacaaaccaaccgttaccccccttctgccccgaagagagcggtagtaccgctgtgccagcggtactaccgcttgccactataagcggtactaccgccccaaagcgcggtactaccgcttggcccacagcggtactaccgcggagggagggcggtactaccgcacaggagcggtactacggcctcccacagccgcggccagtaccgtaaaacccgacacgaaaaaagagccctcgaatcgaggcggtactagcacgagaccaccacggtactacggcttggggccaccagcggtactactgctctggagcggtactaccgcgcccagagcggtactaccgcttatggcacccaagcggtactaccgctccgtcccgcggtactaccgctgggaccagagatagtacacacatggggctactagcggtactactgctctgggcggtactaccgctccagagcggtaccaccgcttgtagcacccaagcggtactaccgctctggcccgcggtactaccgctgggaccagagagggcacaaagaaaggagaaccaagcccatcatcgaaacggaaaggctcggagggaggggcaaaggaagtgtacgtgatgattccgccctagcctttccaaaacggaccccctcttgatagtacggtgatccctatgaaactagtccaccaaactaatccgaaaggactacaccgtcttcgctttaagctccgaggggaggaaaTCGTCTTGTGCCAAAAGAAtaaatctctgaaaaacactcaacgcacacgattagccCGCAAAAGCATtctcatcaatcaccaaaacatcttagggataaatatgcccttataaataggcaaCTACTAAATCCTCGGTCTATTCTGAAAAAAGGAGGGAACAAATATGAGTGTGCCGCACTTGGGTACTGTGGAAGCGCTTGCCCAAATGAGCATATTGTCAGCCGCCCTTTGAAGAACATCACAAGCATGGCAAGCATTGATGTTGAAGATAGACTGTCTTTCCAGGTTGTCACAGTGACTCCTCGACTAATATATCTGTTGTTCCCTGAATAGCAAGAGTTCATAGTATCAGGAAGAATCCTCCTCCATCAGtgtttaagaaccaaggtatcaaaccCATGTAATCCCCCTACAACCCAATGATCAGCCCTGCACGCAATAGTAAGGTTGTAATCTCACTAGTCTTACTAGTTAAAAAGAAATTTTAAGGTGGTCGAAATTGATTTTGTTTACAGATGAATTAAAATTCAGAATATTAATTAAATAATAACTATAAGCGCTTCTCCAATTTAGCATAAGTGTCCCGAAAAATGTACGATTGTGTATCAGTTACATTTCAATGTTTACAGTTAATCATACATGTCATCATTGCATATATGCATTACATTCTTATATATGTTTATCATTATCTAACTTCATCTATAACTAATACTCCACTCAAAAATCACTACACAAAATGCATCTCAAAGTATTAAGTAAAAACAGAATATTGCATTAAACAAGGTATATTCTATTTACTTTTAATTCATCACCAAAACAACTAGGCAACTACATTTTTATCTTGAGTGGCAATAACACACTATTAGGGCTGCAAGAAAAGCTCGAGGCTCCTGAGCCGCTCAAGATCGACTCAAAGTTTGGCTCGACTCGAGATTGACTCGAAAAGAAATGAGCTGAGCATGAGCACTTTATATAGCTCAATCAAAAAACGAGCTCATCTTGACCCAACACTGACTCGCTTGATTTTAGCTCGATATCGTGTAATTTTATGAAATAATCTTTATAAATATTTAAATAATTTATTGTCATATATGTTGTGTacaatttttctccattttacGTACTAACAAACATGGAAGCTTAATTTAGCACGAAGATAATCTAGCCTCAGTATCATACGTGGCCAGCCGTGTGTTAAATATCCTGTTACTATTGGCTAAAGTTTTAGAGCGGATGTACTAGTCTTCaataagtcaaattttacagtggTTTCTTATGTTGTGTTGTGGCCTATCTTGAAAAATTTCATTATATCGTTAAGCAAATCATCTTATTTAGCTCGAAACTAGCTCGAGATTGACTAGAGATCATTACAAGCTGGGCACGAGTCACTTTATACTGCTCAACTTTGAGCTTCGCACAGTTTGAGCTCGCTCGAATTTTAGTATAAGCTGAGCTAAGCCTAGTCCAGCTCTCTCGAACCCGATTGTTTGCAGCCCTACACACTACCGACCCTTTTCTCTTTTCTGTTACTGAGATAGTTTCAACCAGCATGCACGACTTCATCTTGAAGATCATTCGTCTAAACATGGCTAATGAAAAAATTGATAGATTGAAGAGCATACATGTATAAAATCATGCAATAAAGAAACCAATAGAAATCGACCATTTTCTACGGACGGGCCGTATTTTTGGCCCGCCCCGTAAACCGGCCGCAAAAACGCACTTCACCGGAGTTATACGGAATCTGCCAGAGATGCTCTAAAATAGCTAAAAGCGAGGGTTTCTTTCGCACAAAATCCTGTACTTGTTCCTACAGATTCCTCCACCAAGATCTGTGCCATCCAACTCCAATCTAACGGCTCGGGGCGAGGCTTTCTATTTTTTTTCCACCGGAGGTCCAGTTTCTATCCTAGTCGCCCCCGGTCCAaagtccaaaccctaacccccaGAGGCCAAAATCCCAAAATTCCAAATAGAACGCCTCTTCCCCACCATTTTCTCCGCCTCCTTCCTTCGCCCGCCCGTCTCCCCCGTCCATGGCGGAGCAATAGATGGATTCCTCCACACGCCCACGCCCATAGGGTAGATCATTGTAACACGCCAACGCAAGCAGCAACGCCGGAGGCGGCACCGGCGTGGGAGGGAATCCGAAGGGGCCGAAGCAAGAGAGGAGGGGGCGAGGAGGGACAGGAggggaggagttggaggagggaTAGGATTTGGGGGCCAAGATGAGCACGGTGGACAAGATGCTGATCAAGGGGATCCGGAGCTTCGACCCGGAGAACAAGAACGTCATCACCTTCTTCAAGCCCCTCACCCTCATCGTCGGCTCCAACGGAGCCGGCAAAACCGTAATGCCCACCAATCCAATCTACTCATCCTGTTCCACTGTATGCCGTGTGTATGCGCCGATTCATTCATGGTCTGGGTTCTTTTGGATTTCCGCAGACCATCATCGAGTGCCTGAAGCTGTCCTGCACCGGCGAGTTGCCCCCCAACTCCCGCTCCGGCCACACCTTCGTCCATGACCCCAAGGTAATGCGCCGTCCGTTTTGACCTCACCGTTCACTATTCGGGGTCTCAGTGCTGTCCGTAAGGCCTTGTGCTCTCTGCTGCTGACCTGGACTTGGGAGATGTTTTACTGATTGGGGAATGGCGGCGGTGGTAGTGTGTGCGCGTGCAAGTATGTGTGTGGCCGAGGGCATTGGGTCGTGCTGCTCTATAGGTTTAATCGGGGTCCAATTAGAGAGGGTCTCTGGGCTTTGTGGATTTTAAGGTCTGTCGAAATCCTGTGTGCTCTAGCACTTGCTTGCACATGGGAAAATTTGATGCCTCTGACTTGAGGTGTGCTATGAGCTTAGTCGAATTTGTGCCCGGTGTTGTTTGGATCAATACTATCATAAGGTTGTTCTTTTCTTATGTTGTACTCATTCTCTTTTCGATTCTTACTTTTATACATGTTTGTGAGATTTAGGTAGCAGGTGAAACCGAAACGAAAGGGCAGATTAAGCTGCGGTTTAAGACAGCAGCAGGAAAGGATGTGGTGTGCATCCGCTCTTTCCAGCTTACCCAGAAGGCATCAAAGATGGAGTTTAAGGCAATCGAGAGCGTCCTCCAGACTATAAATCCACACACGGGCGAGGTCCCTTTTCCCCCCTCCTTTGGCTTTCAAGTTGCTTCATGTGCTTTGCAATCAGTTATGTTAATTCTGTTGTATTGATGTTTGGGTTATTCATGTAATTCCTGGGTTATGCCCGAACTCAGCGCAGAAGGTTGTTTAAACTTCGGTTCTGGAAAAACCAATGCGTTGTCATGCCTACTGTTTAGGTTTCTGTTATTTATATTGCCATAATGTACTTGCATTCGGCTTATGGCACTAagtgcaccccccccccccccccccccccccaaaaaaaagcaCTGCTGCTCCCATGGGTACATACACAGAGACTGGTTCACAAAACATGTCAATTGTTTTAAAATCCCTGTGATATACTTCCATCCACCCCGATGGTCAAGAGTTCTACTTACTCCAGCCTTTTGGAGCTGACTGCGATTTATTCTGCTTTCAAACGCCTTTATAACTTACACTCGCTTGGAACTTTCTCTCACTTTATATACTGAAAGACAAACTAAATGCTATTTTGCCCCATTTGGTTGGAAGTATACCAAAAAGATTAGAACAGTTAACATGCCTTGTGAACCATGTATTTTTTCTAATATCTGAAAGGGCATATGATTTACTTTGTCCCTTGTTATGTTTGCGTCTGGCCATAGAAAATCTTTTCTAGAGCACTCCTCTGTTTTTTATACATTATATTCCCAACTGCAAGTAGGGCGATAGATTTGCACATAGGAAAAATTAATTCATGTGAATCAAGACAATGGAAATTTTGAATCTGGACAATTGATTTTTCACAGCAGTTCTTTGATTGATTCCAAGTGATACCATTATAGTAGCATACTTAAGTTGTGTAGCCCTAGAAGCCTATTAGCTTTAATGGAGTACTGCTGAAAATGTTCTATAAAATCATATCCTCACTGATCGGTTTTTATTGCTGAGCTCAGAAGGTTTGTCTCAGCTACAGATGCGCTGATATGGATAGGGAAATTCCAGCCCTAATGGGTGTTTCGAAGGCTATATTGGAGAATGTTATATTTGTGCACCAAGACGAATCCAATTGGCCATTACAGGACCCTTCAACACTTAAGAAAAAGTTTGACGACATCTTTTCTGCTACCCGGTATGTGAATGCATTACTATTTACTTCATTATTTAGAAGCTCCGATTAAGGCCAtaaattttcttatttgattgtTGCATTCTGTTTAAGATGGTGTAGTCTCCACTTCTCTGGAGGCTAATCTTTCTGTGAAAGTGGGGAGATGATGTCAAAACTAGCATCTCACTACCTTAATTTCCTAATGTACAGCTATACCAAAGCTCTCGAAGTCATAAAGAAACTTCACAAGGACCAAGCACAAGAAATCAAGACTTTTAGGTTAAAGTTGGAGAACCTTCAGACTCTTAAAGATCAAGCATACAGGGTAATTTGTATCTTCTATTTATATGTTTTCATTTATTTTCACAACTATGTGATATGTTTCTAGAATCCTACTTTCTGTTGTGTTACCACCCTACTTTGTGTTATGTTACCACCATGGGGGATATATATGTATAGAATATAAATGGAGGTGATATACAAATAAACTCCCTATAATAGGTGACACCGATTCATTACACTTCACAATTCACATTACCCTAGTAGACTACTTAATTTCTGCTTCCTTTACTCTTTCGTTGGCATACTTGTCAGCTCAATTTGAGTCACTGCATTTTCGAGCTCATGTCAGTATTCATGTGCAGCAACATTGAACACTTGAATGTGCACTGAAAATTAATCTGTTCTACACTTCTGCTGCAATTTAGTTTAATTTTTTGAAGGGTATGTTGCTTTTAATATTAGTTTAATTTCCTTACTTTCACAGCTTCGTGACAGTATTGCACAAGATCAAGAGAAGTCAGACGCCTTAAAAACTCAAATGGAGGACCTGAAAACAAACATCCAAGCTGTGGAAAACAAAATCCTTCGTACCGAAACAAGTATGGTGGATTTGAGGAAACTTCAGGAGCAAATTAGCACCAAAGCAACTGCTAGAAGTACATATTTTACACTTCAGCAGCAACAGTATGCTGCTCTTTCTGAGGAAAATGAAGGTAAGCAATTCCTCATCATGCCCATCACTCAAATGGTTCCTTCTCAGCATAATGACAGTTTACCTTGCTTCATTTAGATACTGATGAGGAGCTGAAGGAGTGGCAAACAAAATTTGAAGAAAAAATTGCATTACTGGAAACGAAAATCGCTAAACTTGAAAGAGAGATGAATGATGAATATGCAAAAAGCTCTCTGCTATCTGAGACCATCAATGATTCAACACGCGAAATAGGAAAGCTCCAGGCAGAAGCTGATGTAATACTGTAATCCTTTATTCTTTCTTTTGACTGGCTTGACCATTCGTAAATGATAGTGGACATTGTGACACAAGGTTAAATACAAGTATCTTGTTTTCAGGCTCACATGTCCGTGAAGCATGAAAGAGATTCAGCCATCAGAACGATATTCAATAAACATAATCTCGGGCCAGTTCCTGATGCTCCTTTTACCAATGATATTGCCATGAACCTTACAAACAGAACTAAAGCAAGACTatcgaatctcgaggacgatTTGCAGGAAAAGAAGGTTATAATATCTATTCTTCGTATTTTGGAATTTAGTTGCAAAATTAAACACTTCCATGtgaattttttttgtttgtaTCGCACTTAACGTTTTCTAGGCATTCATTTTGCTGCCTATTTTTGTTTGTAATCTTAGTGGTTCCATGATATTCATGCAAGGTTTCTTGCTTTACCATACTTATCAAAAGCATCTGTGCAGTGCAATTAATTAGGAAATGCTGAAGACCTGCATTCTTATCAAGTATGTCCCTTGGTAATCAAATTCCTTTTCTTAAGCAGAAAACTAATGAGACACAGTTAGAATTTCTTTGGGGACGTTATCTTAAAGTAAATGCTCGCTACTCTGAAGTTGATGGCCAGATACAATCTAAGAAGGAATCTAAGGTTAGTAATGGAAACAACAGTGGACTTGCACATGCATGATGTTCCGTAACTGATACATCAGATACCATTCATTAATATAATATATCGAACGCTTTCCAGATAGGTGTTTTAAGGCGCATAAAAGATAAAGAGAATGAGCGAGATGCCGCAGAGACGGAGCTTTCAAGGCATAATCTGGCCCGTATTGATGAAAGAGAGCGGCATCTGGTATTTATTTAACCTAACTATCATTGTCCATTGGATCTATTCATCGTTATATACCTGTACTTGGTTGGTCTGTTAGGTTGATTTGTTTTCACTTTGCTTACATCTATAAGTAAGTTATATCTCTCTAAGTTTAACGCTCTTAATTCTAAATAAGTGTCCCATTGTGATTTGAATAGCAAATTGAAGTTGAGAGGAAGACAATTGCGCTGGGAGAAAGAGACTATGATTTGATTATAAGTCAGAAGCGCTCAGAGATATATACCTTGGATCACAAGATAAAAGCACTTCACCGAGAGAAAGATAACATAGCAACTGATGCTGATGACAGAGTAAAATTAGAACTCAAGAAGGATGAGTTGGAGAAGTGCAAGAAGAAACTTAAAAAGATGTACTTCTTTCCTTTCCCTTTTAATTTCTATCTGTGCTACGGTTTTATTGTTTGTTATATTCCAATACCAATTCTTTCGTTATGAAGATTGAGATAACACGATATAAAATGCAGATATGATGAACATAAGGATAAATTTAGAAGTGTCCTTAAGGGAAGGCTTCCTCATGAGAAGGATGTCAAGAAGGAGATTACTCAAGCTTTCGGGTTTGTGTCGAAGTGCTTTATTGATATGCTTAATCGCCTCTCTTAGTGATTTTCTGGTGCATAATATGTCCTATTTTGGCTCATATTATCAAACTGAAGTTACCTATGTAAACCTGCAATATATTGACTTCCTCCGATGCAATTCATCTTTCCTGTTCATGCCATCGTTGGTTACTGTACAGGCAGTAGTAGTATCTCTAACGAGGTACAGTTTGATCAATCATGTGCACAATAAGTATGTATCCAGTTTAAGCATACATGTTAGTTGTAAACATTCACATATGGATGTGTATTTCAAAGGTCTAGTCTGTTAATGCGGCGTCTAGGCCTACACATCCCATTCTGTTCTTGAACTAGCAATCTGTTAAGCTTCCATCCTGACGCGAAAAAAAAGTTATGCATGTTACTATGCATGTTACTTTGACACACCCAACTAGTAATCTATTAATTTATTATGCTTTCATTCTTCCTTATGGATTATACTACATTTGGCATTTTATATTTTCTGGTGCTGTTTATTAATGTTGCCACAAAACTCTGCTTGACGCAGGTCTGTAGACTCAGAATACAATGATTTGAACTCAAAATCTCAGGAAGCGGAACAACAGTTGAAATTGGCACAAATGAAAATTGATGCTGCTAAAAGCCACTTGGCAAAGCTCCAAAAAGTTTTGGATGGTAAATTTAGATATGATCACTGCACGCTTACTTATTTCATACAAAGTTGATGATGCTTCTTTGGCATGTAAAAGCTCCACTATGTATGAAATTTGGAATCAAAATCTGAGAGGTGCACACAGCACACTACATCTCTCTTTTGCCTTTTAAGATGTATTATCATTCCATCATTTTGAGTTGCTATGTTGGAACGATGACAGATTCACTGCCAACTAAGTAGAGTCAGTCTATGCAGTTGAAATTGTTCCTTGGGCAAAATTTCCCTGACCTACAGTTACATTCTTATCCAGAACAAAGTGAGGGTAATCAAAGTATGTGAAAGATCCATTTTGATTATCATGTCGAAGGAATGTCTTGGACAATGCACCACATTGCACTATTGTGCATGCTCGATTTCTATCTCATAGTGTAGTATAAACCTTGTAGTGGTTCCAACTGTCACTACATAGGGATCAAGGGTAACTAGTGTTTCAATTTGATGAATGCAGTATCAAACCAATGTGTCACATAAGCCATTAGTTGTTCGATTTAACCGAGTTAAACTGAAGCACGAATTGGCTTGCTCACCTAGGTCAACATCCAAGTGTCTCGCTGAGAGAAATAATATATTGATATGTACTAAAATTCTAAGCAAAAACTCCATAGGCTTTAGTTATTTATTCTGCCAATACTGCAGTTTTATGCGTAAATGTTATCTTTCGTGCAGCAAAAAGAAAGCATCTGAACTCGAAACTTCAATCCATTGCTAAGGTATCTGTTGACATCAACGCTTACCCCAAGATTCTGAAAGATGCCATGGACGAGAGAGATAAACAGACAAAGTAGGTATCCATAACTGTAGCTATCTCTTTAAGCCACACCTCATTTTGATGCCCAAATTCAATGCTTTCTTCCTATTTGCAGTAATTTCAGTTATGCTAAGGGAATGCGGCAAATGTATGAACCTTTTGAAAAAGTGGCCCGACAGCATCACAAGTGTCCTTGCTGTGATCGTGCTTTCACACCTGATGAAGAGGACCTCTTTGTAAAGAAGGTGGGTAATCTAGTAAGCATGAGAGTGCTGCATTTTTCGTTTGATTAGAGTTACTTTGTGGTGGATGATTTCTTTCTGTTGTATGCTGCATCTTTCAGCAAAGGACAACAGGTACAAGTACCGCAGAGCGCTTGAAAGTGCTGGCAGAGAACTTATCAGTTGCTGAAGACTTATTCAATCAATTGGATAATCTCCGTGTGATTTATGATGAATATGTGAAACTGGAGAAAGAGACTATACCTTTAGCAGAGAAGGATTTGGAACAACTTTCGGCAGATAAAAGTGAGAAGGAACAGATATCTGATGATGTTAGTCCTCCCTATTGACAGCACTTTATTTTCTATTCTCATCATACGCAAAATAAAGATAGATACAGTCGAACATAATACCTTAGATGACCTGTGTTTCTCTTAACCAAATTACTCTCAAACTGAAATATTTCTTAGCTCTACTATGTGTCCTAATGAAGATTCTCCACTCCTGAGGCATAATTCTAGCGACCCTTTCTCCACGTCAAGTGTCAAGATGTAGTAAATCAGTCTATAATACAGATGTACAAGTCTACTTGTGTAGATATTATGCTCTCTGGGACTAGGCCATGGAATGTTTCATCCTCTTCAGAGGGCTGGTAGATTATTTTGTTTGCAAATCTCCTAGGTCACATCCATATGATGGTTGTTTGAGCTGTTCTTAAGCTTAAGCACTTCGACAATGTGTGCTGTTGGATTGGCTTCTTTCATGAAATTGAGGAAAATTTCTGTACTTTGGGTAA
This genomic window contains:
- the LOC109733532 gene encoding DNA repair protein RAD50, which gives rise to MSTVDKMLIKGIRSFDPENKNVITFFKPLTLIVGSNGAGKTTIIECLKLSCTGELPPNSRSGHTFVHDPKVAGETETKGQIKLRFKTAAGKDVVCIRSFQLTQKASKMEFKAIESVLQTINPHTGEKVCLSYRCADMDREIPALMGVSKAILENVIFVHQDESNWPLQDPSTLKKKFDDIFSATRYTKALEVIKKLHKDQAQEIKTFRLKLENLQTLKDQAYRLRDSIAQDQEKSDALKTQMEDLKTNIQAVENKILRTETSMVDLRKLQEQISTKATARSTYFTLQQQQYAALSEENEDTDEELKEWQTKFEEKIALLETKIAKLEREMNDEYAKSSLLSETINDSTREIGKLQAEADAHMSVKHERDSAIRTIFNKHNLGPVPDAPFTNDIAMNLTNRTKARLSNLEDDLQEKKKTNETQLEFLWGRYLKVNARYSEVDGQIQSKKESKIGVLRRIKDKENERDAAETELSRHNLARIDERERHLQIEVERKTIALGERDYDLIISQKRSEIYTLDHKIKALHREKDNIATDADDRVKLELKKDELEKCKKKLKKIYDEHKDKFRSVLKGRLPHEKDVKKEITQAFGSVDSEYNDLNSKSQEAEQQLKLAQMKIDAAKSHLAKLQKVLDAKRKHLNSKLQSIAKVSVDINAYPKILKDAMDERDKQTNNFSYAKGMRQMYEPFEKVARQHHKCPCCDRAFTPDEEDLFVKKQRTTGTSTAERLKVLAENLSVAEDLFNQLDNLRVIYDEYVKLEKETIPLAEKDLEQLSADKSEKEQISDDLVSVLAQVKMDRDGVEVLLRPVDTIDRHVQEIQELEPQVKDLEYKLDSRGQGVKSVDEIQLELISVQRARDTLTGEVDDLRDQQKMLSEDLSNAQMRWHALREEKLRASSVLLKFKKAEEDLVHFAEEKEQLILDQKHLEEALVPLSKERESLLQEYKALKERFDQEYDQLAERKRGFQQEIDVLGTLNTRIKGYLDSNKVEKLNELQERHTLSLSQLQKCEARKQDISVELDKSKQLLRSQDQLKRNIDDNLNYRKTKAEVDRLTHDIELLEDNVLSIGSMSTIEADLKRHAQEKERLLSEYNRCQGTISVYQSNISKHKLELKQTQYKDIEKRYFNQLLQLKTTEMANKDLDRYYAALDKALMRFHTMKMEEINKIIKELWQQTYRGQDIDCISINSDSEGAGTRSYSYRVVMQNGGAELEMRGRCSAGQKVLASLIIRLALAETFCLNCGILALDEPTTNLDGPNAESLAAALLRIMESRKGQENFQLIIITHDERFAQLIGQRQLAEKYYRISKDEQQHSKIEAQEIFD